TTTCACATTGTGTGCATATCAGTTTGGATCTTTTTTATCACCCAAATCCTAATActataaatacatgaaatcaCCTGGAACGGCAAATCTCCTTCTTGGTCTCCTTTGAAATCGCTGAGTGCCGTGTAGAAGAAAGGCTGGGACTCTGGAGGCATGTTTTCCGCATGACTCTGGTTCTTACCATCGTCAGTGGCATCTTCGACGCTATCATCTCCATCGCTTTCTTCGCTTTCATCTTCGCTATCTTCTGTCTGGGTGTCACTGTGGAGCAAAGTGTTCATTGACTTTGTGATTGGCACGGCCTTTCGAAAGGATGTGATGGAGCAAAGAGTAACATTAGAGACCCTGAATCTGGCTCGGCGCTGGGTCCAGGTGGTGAGATCTTGTCAGAGAGGTTGTTCAGTTGCTCCAGGATATTGCGCAGTcgcccttcttcttcttgttttctCTGGTCGTAGTGTCCCACTGGTGCAATTTCATCAGCCTGCGATAGAAAAGTCTTTAGATGCCCTTACAAACTGCATTTACGTGTCAGGTAATACCTTGGTCAATTTTGTCAGGTTCTTTAGTGTTTTCTCTGCAGAAATCTTGAGATCTTGGCATCTGATAAACACATTCGGAGCAGTAACGAATTTAATTGTTAAATagactttaaaatgtgtttgctATACCTTCGGAAAGAGTCTTCTTTGGTTTCCACCTTAATCTCAACATCTTTCAATAGACTTTGCAGCTATGGACAAAAGACATTTGGAAATACGTATTAACATGTGATCAAAAATCGCCCTGTTCAAACTTAGAACAAACCTGCTCTCTGATGTTGTCCACCTCTCTGTGGACCAACTGCAGTGGTCCCCTCCCCTTGAGCGGCATTTAATGGCTCATTTGATCCAACATCATTTCAATTTGTGAGGGTTAGCCCGAGAAGCTAACTAGCTACGACGCGTTGCCGCGCCCCCATTGGTCCGCCGGTCGCTAGGCAACGTGGCGTGTTCTTCTTCGTCGCCGGAAAAAGTACGTATTATTAAATACTCTTCTGCTGTTGGGTAATTGTGACTACTGTTTATGTTATTGCAGCAGATGTCGGACTAAATAATGTGGTTAAATGATGCCTACTTTTAGGCTTCTATATGGTAtctttgtttaaaatatttagttGATAATCATACGTGTGAAatgtttataaaatatatttacggCTAAAATTATACATCCCAAAACGTGTATGATAGGCTgtagcaggggaaaaaaaataaagtaccagaagaaaagccacacaggcactgggagaatatgcaaactctacacaggaatGTGAGAGCCCACGACatattatagatatatattatttaataataataacatagtTGAAACAGGTGAAAACTCGGGATACCCACGAACTTGGGTGGAATTGAATGCAACAagcacgtgttttttttttttttttttttaacctctgtTTACCATTATGTCACTCCGGCATCATGGCGGCACCCGTTGCACTCGTTCAAGGTGCCAGTCGGGGACTGGGACTACAgttttgtaaatacattttaaaaaacaaactcccTGCAAATGTCATAGCTACATGTCGGAACCCGGACGGAGCGGTGGAACTGCAAGGGCTCGCCGGACAATACCATGACCGGCTCACGGTGCTTCAGCTGGACGTGAACAGAGAAGCGGACATACGACAGGCAGCCGACCGGGTGAAGGGGACCTTTGGACGGCTTGATTTGATGATCAACTCGTCGGCTTTGCTTCATCCCTCCGGGAAAGGGGAGACCAGCCTCAGGGATGTTTCTGCACAGGTCAATTCGGGAAATTGTATTCAAATATAGGTTTCACTTTCATATGCCAATGGAAAactcattttccaaaatgttatttgtttaaattaacATACATATTACATGTACTCACGGAGgaatacatgtttttaattaCTGGAGTTATAATTGACTACTTTCTATGTTTAAAGCTCACATCTTTtaagaaaatgttaagaaatgtatgttcttcatattattatttttttaaagtatactacacttatatttaaataaatactacaGCAAGATTTCTCTGCAGAAGGGCTCCctaggaaaaaaatgctgtatttaCCTGTGACTCCTGAAATGATCTCCCTTCAGGGCATCATCGCCACCTTGACCACCAACACTGTGGGTCCACTGGTCATGGCCAAGTACTTTGTTCCTCTCTTGCAAAAGGGCAGCGGTGGCTTCGGGCAACAGCCGACAGAAAATGCCAAGCGGCACAGTGGGATTATTGTCAACATCACCGCCAAAGTGGGCTCCATTGGTGACAATGGTATAAAATTTAAACCCATCTCCATGATGACTTCTTATTTTAATCGGTTTAACAGTTTCACTTCATGTGCATTGTAGGTCTTGGTGGCTGGTATAGCTACAGAATGTCTAAATCGGCTCTCAACATGGCCACGAAGAACCTCTCCATCGAGCTGGGCCGTGCTCGACCCAAGGTAAATTAGGATGCAATTTGCCTTTAGCTGAATGAAATAACAATAGTCCAATGGTTGACTCTTGTTTTTCCAGGTGGTGTGCGTTTGCTTGCATCCAGGAACTGTCGACACAAACCTGTCAAAACCATATCACAAGAATGTACCTGAAGGGAAACTGTTCAGTGCAGAATGCTCAGTAGAATACCTGATGGCCATTGTAGAAGGGCTGGATATCGAAAAAACAGGCAAGGCTTATAACTGGGATGGCACTCAACTGCCCTGGTAGTAGAGTAgacttcttttttatttttgtaatcattttttgaaTACAAACATGGTTGGATGTATACTGTGTTAAATTAAAGTTTACGTTGAAATCATAATTGTGTATTATTTCTCTTAGGAGACCATATTTCTAATATTTTACGTTTTTACTATACAATGTTATGCCATTTAACTCACAGATTATGAGTACAccaataaactaaaaaaatgttatatgtgAATTCAGACATCAAGTCAATCTGTCCTTTTCTCAATTGAAATTCTTTATTTCTCATTATACAAGCACTATAATAAGATTCAAAAAACGTCTCACCGACGTGCACAAATACATAATTAATGatcaataataaattaataaacaaaaagcTACATTCACAAATTGAAGTGATCACTAGCCCTCTGTGTTTTACTCCAAGCCAACACCAGATGGAGAAAAAGTATCCAAAATGATGCTGCCATTCAATGTTTTCTATCAATCTATATTGATAGTGCTCATCATAGTGGTGTTATCTTGGACGTTTTGCACTGTACTTTACATTCTTCCATGATATCAATTGTCTTATGTTGATTTGACATGTAATATCTTTAACATGTCGTGACTGTACATCAGGGAATGTACAGTGTGGTTGGGGGTGCACCGAGCACTGCATGGAAGGAATGACAGACAGCGGCTCTTATAAATAAAACCCCCCGCGCAGATGCACACTCCCACCCGAGACCCCGATCGCCTGCCGCCCGTTGCAAATAAACGTGTAAAGTGGACCGGAAGACGCCGAATGGGTTCGTCTGTACGTTTTGATGCGGCTTAAAGGGGGGGAAAACCGGTCCAAGGAGGTGAACGGGTTTTTCGGGGATTCGCTCTGACGTCGAAAGCGACGCCGAGATCTGTCTGCGGGCTTGCttgcctgtctgtctgtcgctaGATTTTTTTCGTCGTTTTGTAAATGGAAGGAAATGACCGCGAGTGACCTCAACGCCACGGCTGTGTTGTTTTAGCGACGGTTAGAATTACTGGGGTGTTTGTTCCATTTTCAAAGAAATGCAGCCTTTATAAAGGGCGTTTGATATTCGGCTTTGGGTATTTGACAGGGACGGTGCGGCTGACCGTGAACAAGCTAAAGCTAATTTAGCATACGCGTTAGCTTCGCCTCCACTCAATTCTTGCTAATGTGAAGCAATGCTAATGTAGTTATTTGCTAACTAACCGGCACCCGTAGATGCTACAGCGAAACTAGGACATTTTATTCCCGCCTATCGTGTCTCATTTTCCGCCTCGTAAATGCTAGGCTAGTCTCGATCTAGTTGTTGCTATGGATAAAGCTAAATCAC
The nucleotide sequence above comes from Stigmatopora nigra isolate UIUO_SnigA chromosome 12, RoL_Snig_1.1, whole genome shotgun sequence. Encoded proteins:
- the LOC144205464 gene encoding C-signal; this encodes MAAPVALVQGASRGLGLQFCKYILKNKLPANVIATCRNPDGAVELQGLAGQYHDRLTVLQLDVNREADIRQAADRVKGTFGRLDLMINSSALLHPSGKGETSLRDVSAQGIIATLTTNTVGPLVMAKYFVPLLQKGSGGFGQQPTENAKRHSGIIVNITAKVGSIGDNGLGGWYSYRMSKSALNMATKNLSIELGRARPKVVCVCLHPGTVDTNLSKPYHKNVPEGKLFSAECSVEYLMAIVEGLDIEKTGKAYNWDGTQLPW